From Pandoraea norimbergensis, the proteins below share one genomic window:
- the dnaX gene encoding DNA polymerase III subunit gamma/tau produces MTYQVLARKWRPKGFSTLVGQEHVVRALTHALEQQRLHHAYLFTGTRGVGKTTLSRILAKALNCETGITAQPCGVCRACRAIDEGRFVDYVEMDAASNRGVDEMTSLLEKAVYAPADARFKVYMIDEVHMLTGHAFNAMLKTLEEPPAHVKFILATTDPQKIPVTVLSRCLQFNLKQMPAGHIVSHLTTILGEEGIDNEPQALRLLAKAASGSMRDALSLTDQAIAYAAGPLTEVAVRGMLGAIDQSVLVRLLDALKDGSRTDLIAVADEMAERSFSFAAGLQDLGSLLHKIALAQFAPDAVSDDWPEAADVRRLAEAISPEAVQLYYQIATRARGELGLAPDEYTGFSMALLRMAAFTPLLAGGTLAESPTPHAAPRAAAPAAAPAAVRAPQASAPESPRSAAPQASQAPAAQPEVRRAPAARATAPTDGAGAPMSPARAALAALNAGRKGTGGRTSGGTSGASSASAGRSVNANEFRPADDAPAGADPEPEPAAAGITPASAAAPAAPAAPRAVVYREADGNAPVFTGEWPALAAELPARGLARELAFQSELTEVAGRALHLRVPLRQLADSATADKLRQVLSEHFGGDVQVNVELGQVGTTAASLAAEAAAARQRAAEQAIADDPLVRELIDEFDAQILPNSIRPVQ; encoded by the coding sequence ATGACCTATCAAGTACTCGCGCGCAAATGGCGCCCCAAAGGCTTCTCGACCCTGGTGGGCCAGGAGCATGTCGTGCGTGCGTTGACGCACGCGCTCGAGCAACAGCGCCTGCATCACGCCTATCTGTTTACCGGCACGCGCGGCGTGGGCAAGACAACGCTCTCGCGCATTCTGGCCAAGGCGCTCAATTGCGAGACGGGGATCACGGCGCAGCCGTGCGGCGTATGCCGCGCCTGCCGTGCCATCGACGAAGGCCGCTTTGTCGACTACGTCGAGATGGACGCGGCCTCGAATCGCGGCGTCGACGAGATGACGTCGCTGCTCGAAAAAGCGGTCTACGCGCCGGCAGACGCGCGCTTCAAGGTCTACATGATCGACGAAGTGCACATGCTCACCGGTCACGCGTTCAACGCGATGCTCAAGACGCTCGAAGAGCCGCCTGCGCACGTCAAATTCATTCTCGCGACGACCGATCCGCAAAAGATTCCGGTCACCGTGCTTTCGCGCTGCCTGCAATTCAACTTGAAGCAGATGCCGGCCGGGCACATCGTCTCGCATCTCACAACCATTCTCGGTGAAGAGGGTATCGACAACGAGCCCCAGGCCCTGCGTCTGCTCGCGAAAGCCGCCAGCGGCAGCATGCGCGATGCGCTTTCGCTGACCGATCAGGCGATCGCCTATGCGGCGGGCCCGCTCACCGAAGTTGCGGTGCGCGGCATGCTCGGCGCGATCGATCAGAGTGTGCTCGTGCGTCTGCTCGATGCATTGAAAGACGGCTCGCGTACCGACCTGATTGCCGTGGCCGACGAGATGGCCGAACGCAGCTTCTCGTTTGCCGCCGGTTTGCAGGATCTGGGCAGTCTGCTCCACAAGATCGCGCTCGCGCAGTTCGCGCCGGACGCCGTCTCGGACGACTGGCCCGAAGCGGCCGACGTGCGCCGGCTCGCCGAAGCGATTTCGCCGGAAGCCGTCCAGCTCTATTACCAGATCGCAACGCGCGCGCGCGGCGAGTTGGGCCTCGCGCCCGACGAATACACCGGTTTCTCGATGGCGCTGTTGCGCATGGCGGCGTTTACGCCGCTGCTCGCGGGCGGGACGCTGGCCGAGTCGCCGACGCCCCACGCGGCACCCCGTGCAGCAGCCCCCGCCGCTGCGCCTGCCGCGGTGCGCGCGCCGCAGGCTTCTGCGCCGGAATCGCCGCGTTCAGCGGCACCCCAAGCATCTCAGGCACCCGCCGCGCAGCCGGAGGTGCGTCGAGCACCGGCAGCGCGTGCGACGGCACCGACCGATGGCGCTGGCGCGCCGATGTCGCCGGCCCGTGCCGCACTGGCGGCGCTCAATGCAGGGCGCAAGGGCACTGGCGGGCGAACGTCGGGCGGCACGAGCGGCGCCTCGTCGGCCTCGGCCGGTCGCAGTGTCAATGCCAATGAGTTCCGCCCGGCAGACGATGCCCCGGCGGGCGCTGATCCGGAGCCCGAGCCTGCTGCCGCCGGCATAACCCCAGCCTCGGCTGCTGCCCCGGCGGCGCCGGCCGCACCCCGCGCCGTTGTCTACCGTGAAGCGGACGGCAACGCCCCCGTCTTTACCGGCGAGTGGCCTGCGCTCGCGGCGGAATTGCCGGCGCGCGGTCTGGCCCGGGAGCTGGCGTTCCAGAGCGAACTGACCGAAGTGGCGGGCCGTGCGCTGCATTTGCGCGTGCCGCTGCGTCAGTTGGCCGATTCGGCCACCGCAGACAAGTTGCGGCAGGTGTTGTCCGAACACTTCGGCGGCGACGTCCAGGTGAATGTCGAACTGGGGCAGGTGGGCACCACCGCCGCATCGCTCGCCGCCGAAGCGGCGGCGGCCCGGCAACGGGCGGCCGAACAGGCCATTGCCGACGATCCGCTGGTGCGTGAACTCATCGACGAATTCGACGCTCAAATCCTGCCAAATAGCATTCGGCCGGTACAATAA
- a CDS encoding patatin-like phospholipase family protein, translating into MLPLFPTLRRVRPTLAALTVAAVLAGCASAPSVDVSANGGNAPATQTSPATPLAQTPATPATPLTPPKVVRPLKIGLALGGGAARGFAHVGVIKALEARGIHADIVVGTSAGSVVGAMYASGLNGFQLNRLASTMDEASISDWTMPFRSRGMLRGEALQSYVNKVLKDRPIEQMPRQLGIVATDLQSGAPILFRRGNTGQAVRASSSVPGVFEPVHIGNRDYVDGGLVAPVPAEYARQMGADFVIAVDISANPTAQATQGQFDILMQTFTIMGQSIKQYELEKNADVVIRPSLAKMGASDFQGRNRAILAGEEAVSQQWPQIQRKLAEAQAQAANGTQQAAR; encoded by the coding sequence TTGTTGCCGTTGTTCCCCACTTTGCGCCGTGTGCGCCCCACGCTTGCGGCACTGACCGTGGCCGCCGTCTTGGCTGGTTGCGCCAGCGCCCCCTCCGTCGATGTCAGCGCCAACGGCGGCAATGCCCCGGCAACCCAGACCTCCCCCGCTACGCCGCTCGCCCAGACCCCGGCAACACCCGCCACGCCGCTCACACCACCCAAGGTTGTCCGCCCCCTGAAGATCGGGCTGGCACTCGGTGGCGGTGCCGCACGCGGCTTTGCGCACGTGGGCGTGATCAAGGCACTGGAAGCGCGTGGCATTCACGCCGACATCGTTGTGGGCACCAGTGCCGGCAGTGTCGTGGGCGCCATGTACGCCTCGGGCCTGAACGGCTTCCAGCTCAACCGTCTGGCCTCGACGATGGACGAGGCCTCGATCAGCGACTGGACGATGCCGTTCCGGTCGCGCGGCATGCTGCGCGGCGAAGCGCTTCAGTCGTACGTCAACAAGGTCCTCAAGGACCGTCCGATCGAACAGATGCCGCGTCAGCTCGGCATTGTGGCGACCGACCTGCAAAGCGGCGCGCCGATCCTGTTCCGCCGTGGCAACACGGGTCAGGCCGTGCGGGCGTCCAGCAGCGTGCCGGGCGTGTTCGAACCCGTGCATATCGGCAACCGCGATTACGTGGATGGCGGCCTCGTGGCGCCGGTGCCGGCCGAGTACGCGCGTCAGATGGGCGCCGACTTCGTGATTGCGGTCGACATCTCGGCCAACCCGACCGCACAGGCAACGCAGGGGCAGTTCGACATCCTGATGCAGACGTTCACGATCATGGGCCAGTCGATCAAGCAGTACGAACTGGAGAAGAACGCGGACGTGGTCATCCGCCCGTCGCTGGCCAAGATGGGGGCCTCGGACTTTCAGGGGCGCAATCGCGCCATTCTGGCGGGAGAGGAAGCCGTGTCGCAACAATGGCCGCAGATTCAGCGCAAGCTCGCCGAAGCTCAGGCACAGGCAGCCAACGGCACCCAGCAAGCCGCCCGCTGA
- a CDS encoding helix-turn-helix transcriptional regulator — protein sequence MRVLVVGEAATWLSGLQVALQTEANATPPVLRHVDDVTGQDWLWLRELPSRRALVLDETIARTPAVDTLCAVASECTPPVPVIVVGDAGFPDEIIRWLQAGVTACLPWPNSLARIRSVFDMAFSGGRYVPEEALSALLVLWRQEALGEALPLSRMPVFPLGGDKATQLAESALLGISQRQYEILALLSRGLSIKTICQQLVISEGTAKTHVSALYRRLGARNRGEAIYIAAQRGARHLFET from the coding sequence ATGCGTGTGCTGGTCGTGGGTGAGGCTGCCACCTGGCTGAGCGGCCTGCAAGTCGCGTTGCAAACCGAGGCGAACGCGACGCCACCAGTCCTGCGTCACGTGGACGATGTCACGGGACAAGACTGGCTTTGGCTGCGCGAGCTGCCGTCGCGGCGTGCGCTCGTGCTCGACGAGACGATTGCGCGCACACCGGCCGTCGACACCTTGTGCGCGGTAGCGAGTGAATGCACCCCGCCGGTGCCGGTGATCGTCGTCGGCGATGCGGGTTTTCCCGACGAAATCATTCGCTGGCTTCAGGCGGGCGTCACCGCATGCCTGCCGTGGCCGAACTCGCTTGCACGCATTCGTTCGGTCTTCGATATGGCGTTTTCGGGCGGCCGTTACGTGCCCGAAGAGGCGCTCTCCGCGTTGCTCGTGCTCTGGCGTCAGGAGGCACTGGGCGAAGCATTGCCGCTGTCTCGCATGCCGGTGTTTCCGCTCGGCGGCGACAAGGCCACGCAACTCGCCGAGTCGGCGTTATTGGGCATCTCACAGCGCCAGTACGAAATTCTCGCGCTGCTCTCGCGCGGGTTGTCGATCAAGACCATCTGCCAGCAACTGGTGATCTCCGAGGGCACCGCCAAGACGCATGTCTCGGCCTTGTACCGGCGGCTCGGGGCGCGCAACCGCGGCGAGGCCATCTACATCGCGGCACAGCGCGGCGCGCGGCATCTCTTCGAGACGTGA
- a CDS encoding YbaB/EbfC family nucleoid-associated protein: MLKGNIAGLMKQAQQMQENMKKMQEQLALIEVEGQSGAGLVKVVMTCKNDVRRVTIDPSLLADDKDMLEDLVAAAFNDAVRKAEATAQEKMGGMTSGLPLPPGFKLPF; encoded by the coding sequence ATGCTGAAAGGAAATATCGCGGGCTTGATGAAACAAGCTCAGCAAATGCAGGAAAACATGAAGAAGATGCAGGAGCAGCTGGCCCTGATTGAAGTCGAGGGTCAGTCGGGCGCCGGTCTGGTGAAGGTTGTGATGACCTGCAAGAACGACGTGCGTCGCGTGACCATCGACCCGAGCCTGCTCGCGGACGACAAGGACATGCTCGAAGACCTCGTGGCTGCCGCATTCAACGATGCCGTGCGCAAAGCCGAAGCGACCGCGCAAGAGAAGATGGGGGGCATGACCTCCGGTCTGCCGCTGCCGCCGGGCTTCAAGCTGCCGTTCTAA
- the recR gene encoding recombination mediator RecR, which translates to MRQLSSLQELVDALRALPGVGPKSAQRMAYHLLQRDRQGAVRLGEALVQASEQIRHCARCNTFTEVEVCETCLDPERDTSLLCVVETPADQNMLEQTMTFKGLYFVLMGHLSPLDGVGPGEIHFEQLIRRATDGVVKEVVLATNFTNEGEATAHYLGQMLKARGLRVSRLARGVPVGGELEYVDAGTIARAVLDRHTL; encoded by the coding sequence ATGCGCCAGCTTTCGAGCCTGCAGGAACTCGTCGACGCCCTGCGCGCGTTGCCGGGTGTCGGGCCGAAGTCCGCCCAACGCATGGCCTATCACCTGCTGCAACGCGACCGTCAGGGCGCCGTGCGCCTGGGTGAGGCGCTGGTGCAGGCGTCGGAGCAGATTCGCCATTGCGCGCGCTGCAATACCTTCACCGAAGTGGAAGTCTGCGAGACGTGCCTCGATCCCGAGCGCGACACGAGCCTGTTGTGTGTGGTGGAAACCCCCGCCGACCAGAACATGCTCGAGCAGACGATGACCTTCAAGGGTCTGTACTTCGTGCTCATGGGCCATCTCTCGCCGCTCGACGGCGTGGGCCCGGGCGAGATTCATTTCGAACAGTTGATCCGCCGCGCCACCGACGGCGTGGTCAAGGAAGTGGTGCTGGCCACTAACTTCACCAACGAAGGCGAGGCCACGGCCCACTACCTCGGGCAGATGCTCAAGGCCCGTGGTTTGCGCGTGAGCCGGCTGGCTCGCGGCGTGCCCGTGGGCGGCGAACTCGAGTACGTGGACGCCGGCACGATCGCCCGCGCCGTCCTCGACAGGCATACGCTCTGA
- a CDS encoding Fe(3+) ABC transporter substrate-binding protein, which produces MKATTIGKLTRLTVLGATMAAAFGAQADTDKVLNLYSARHYQTDEQLYGTFTKQTGIKINRIEADDAALLERLKGEGAKSPADVILMVDAARLAKADEAGLFQPVKSATLDARIPAKLHAASTNKGTDWYGFSTRARVIVYNKDKVDPKTVASYESLADPKHKGQVCTRSGSHPYMLSLVGALIARDGAAATTKWAEGMVANFARAPRGGDTDQIKAVATGECGVALANSYYYVRMARSDKPEDKALMSKVGFLWPDQAGAGTHVNVAGAGVAKHAPNRDNAVKFLEYLASDEAQQYFANGNNEWPAVPTTKVDNPALASLGDFKAETVPIGTIAKNLPEAQRILDRAGYK; this is translated from the coding sequence ATGAAGGCGACGACGATTGGCAAACTGACGCGACTGACGGTGCTGGGGGCCACGATGGCCGCAGCATTCGGTGCCCAAGCCGATACCGATAAGGTGCTGAATCTTTACTCGGCACGTCATTACCAGACCGACGAGCAGCTTTACGGCACGTTCACCAAGCAGACCGGCATCAAGATCAATCGCATCGAAGCGGACGACGCCGCGTTGCTGGAGCGTTTGAAAGGCGAGGGCGCGAAGAGCCCGGCCGACGTGATTCTGATGGTCGATGCCGCACGTCTGGCCAAGGCCGACGAGGCCGGGCTTTTTCAACCGGTGAAGTCCGCCACGCTCGACGCGCGTATTCCCGCCAAGCTGCATGCCGCCAGCACCAACAAGGGCACCGACTGGTATGGCTTCTCGACGCGCGCTCGCGTGATCGTCTACAACAAGGACAAGGTCGACCCGAAGACGGTGGCGTCGTATGAGTCGCTGGCCGATCCGAAGCACAAGGGGCAGGTCTGCACGCGCTCGGGTTCGCACCCGTACATGCTGTCGCTGGTCGGTGCGCTGATCGCACGTGACGGCGCGGCGGCGACCACGAAGTGGGCGGAAGGCATGGTCGCGAATTTCGCGCGTGCACCGCGCGGTGGCGATACCGATCAGATCAAGGCGGTCGCGACGGGCGAATGCGGGGTGGCGCTCGCCAACTCGTATTACTACGTGCGCATGGCGCGCTCAGACAAGCCGGAAGACAAGGCGCTGATGTCGAAGGTGGGCTTCCTGTGGCCGGATCAGGCAGGGGCGGGCACGCACGTGAACGTTGCGGGTGCTGGTGTAGCCAAGCACGCACCGAACCGCGACAACGCCGTGAAATTCCTCGAATACCTTGCCAGCGACGAAGCGCAGCAATACTTTGCCAACGGCAACAACGAATGGCCGGCCGTGCCGACGACGAAGGTCGATAACCCGGCACTCGCCTCGCTGGGCGACTTCAAGGCCGAGACGGTGCCCATTGGCACCATCGCGAAGAACCTGCCGGAAGCGCAGCGTATTCTCGATCGCGCGGGCTACAAGTAA
- a CDS encoding C39 family peptidase, with the protein MNDARRAAVRIATVCALACASGAGHAQYASVNLESSTGVPAVKTMRSFKSMHYVNLVQQEYDFSCGSAALATLLRYGYGIDIPEPEMIKKMMVFSNPETVIKNGFSMLDMKKFVETLGLEGRGFKVDINALYDLKIPVIALIDVNGYQHFVLIKAARDGRIFVSDPALGNRIIEQADFAKQWNGLVLAVIGKPFLEDSPLLKGNESLAVKLRDSALTTGTTATPMVDFGIIRSNLF; encoded by the coding sequence ATGAATGATGCGCGTCGTGCCGCAGTGAGGATCGCTACTGTTTGCGCTCTGGCGTGCGCAAGCGGGGCCGGGCACGCGCAGTATGCATCGGTGAACCTGGAGTCTTCGACTGGCGTACCGGCGGTCAAGACGATGCGTTCGTTCAAGTCGATGCACTACGTGAATCTGGTCCAGCAGGAATACGACTTCAGTTGTGGTTCCGCAGCACTGGCGACACTGCTGCGATACGGCTACGGGATCGACATCCCCGAGCCGGAAATGATCAAGAAGATGATGGTCTTCTCCAATCCGGAGACCGTCATCAAGAACGGGTTCTCGATGCTCGACATGAAGAAATTCGTCGAGACGCTCGGACTCGAGGGGCGTGGCTTCAAGGTGGACATCAACGCGCTGTATGACCTGAAGATCCCGGTCATTGCGCTCATCGATGTCAACGGGTACCAGCATTTCGTGCTCATCAAGGCGGCTAGAGACGGGCGCATCTTCGTGTCCGACCCCGCGCTGGGCAACCGAATTATCGAGCAAGCCGATTTTGCCAAGCAGTGGAATGGCTTGGTCCTGGCGGTCATCGGCAAGCCGTTCCTGGAGGATTCTCCGCTACTCAAAGGAAACGAGTCCCTGGCGGTCAAGTTGCGCGACAGCGCCTTGACGACCGGGACGACAGCGACCCCGATGGTGGACTTCGGCATCATCCGGTCGAACCTGTTTTGA
- a CDS encoding tetratricopeptide repeat protein, which produces MSEQDDLSNDLIAEAANHLEAGDPESALEIGKQLESMKHLSGYEIQAAAYAEMDEMEQAVSVLESGVAQAEVGASGLWRLWQLLGNFRADLDRFPAAVDAYEAAGNAAPDEDVVIIDFNHANALSRHGDREAAHLRLDRVFESPYLAQNGHAFIEAAIALRMHLFNAQGDAQAAIDTFNALHNHEGDEEGSNESMAGVYAELSLAYKQSGDDAKALAAAQDAVQLYKWSELVLWSLRAARGEQSDTAKAMHLIVEGQWYEPLEDEDPDGPAPEFVTTYDVVAENEEEALRLIAECEPPQVRASLRIAETHPVDHDDESPTPYKGVYATGDYHMYQPGDEDEEVD; this is translated from the coding sequence ATGTCTGAACAAGACGATCTGTCGAACGACCTGATAGCCGAAGCGGCCAACCACCTTGAGGCCGGGGACCCCGAGTCTGCGCTGGAAATCGGCAAGCAGCTCGAATCGATGAAGCACCTGAGCGGCTATGAGATTCAGGCAGCCGCCTATGCCGAAATGGACGAGATGGAACAGGCAGTGTCCGTGCTCGAGTCAGGCGTCGCCCAAGCAGAAGTCGGCGCATCGGGCCTTTGGCGTCTGTGGCAATTGCTCGGTAACTTTCGGGCCGACCTCGACCGCTTCCCCGCCGCCGTCGACGCGTACGAAGCCGCCGGCAATGCCGCCCCCGACGAAGATGTCGTCATCATCGACTTCAACCACGCCAACGCCCTCTCGCGTCACGGGGACCGCGAGGCCGCGCATCTTCGTCTAGACCGCGTCTTCGAGAGCCCCTATCTGGCGCAGAACGGCCATGCGTTCATCGAAGCCGCTATCGCGCTGCGCATGCATCTGTTCAATGCGCAGGGTGACGCCCAAGCCGCCATCGACACCTTCAACGCGCTGCACAATCACGAAGGCGATGAAGAGGGCAGCAACGAATCCATGGCCGGCGTCTACGCCGAACTGTCGCTCGCCTACAAGCAGTCGGGCGACGACGCGAAGGCGCTTGCCGCCGCCCAGGACGCCGTGCAGCTTTACAAGTGGAGCGAGCTCGTCCTCTGGTCGCTGCGTGCGGCGCGTGGCGAGCAATCGGACACGGCCAAGGCCATGCATCTGATCGTCGAAGGCCAGTGGTACGAGCCACTCGAAGATGAAGACCCCGACGGCCCTGCCCCTGAATTCGTCACCACGTACGACGTGGTCGCCGAGAACGAGGAAGAAGCCCTGCGCCTGATCGCCGAGTGCGAGCCGCCGCAAGTCCGCGCGTCGCTGCGCATCGCCGAGACGCATCCGGTCGATCACGACGACGAATCGCCGACGCCGTACAAGGGCGTGTACGCGACCGGCGACTATCACATGTACCAACCGGGCGACGAAGACGAAGAAGTCGACTGA
- a CDS encoding sigma-54 dependent transcriptional regulator, with the protein MANDTGRTLIYASRKHNDGLLSFLGEQGWQVVPAKSASDVGRILNPGVTSAALIDLASGYTDRELGAFESCMQPATVGWVAATNPQQLTTTSVRRLIRDYCFDYVNVPCTNDQLAHSIGHAWGMASLCEVPVIFTPQVGGDQEMVGTCEAMQLLFRTIRKVANTDAPVFISGESGTGKELSAVAIHERSLRAKGPFVAINCGAIPPHLMQSELFGYERGAFTGANARKIGRVEAANGGTLFLDEIGDLPIESQASLLRFLQQGAIERLGGHDVIPVNVRVMSATHVDLEEAVKEGRFRVDLYHRLCVLRVDEPPLRARGQDIEILAHHVLQRFKGDNHRKIRGFTQCAVQAMYEYHWPGNVRELINRVRRAIVMADSRMISAKDLDLLPWVPTLVRTLEEIRTEAERIAIEQALLRHCHRLTDVAAELGISRITLYRLMCRYGLRGDESGVPA; encoded by the coding sequence ATGGCTAACGATACCGGGCGCACCCTGATTTACGCTTCCCGAAAGCACAACGACGGTTTGTTGTCGTTTTTGGGCGAGCAAGGCTGGCAAGTTGTGCCGGCCAAGAGCGCCAGCGACGTCGGTCGCATTCTCAATCCCGGGGTTACCAGCGCAGCACTCATCGACTTGGCGAGCGGTTATACCGATCGCGAGCTCGGCGCGTTCGAGTCCTGCATGCAGCCGGCGACCGTCGGCTGGGTTGCTGCCACGAATCCACAACAGCTCACGACGACGTCGGTGCGCCGGCTGATTCGCGACTATTGCTTCGACTACGTGAACGTGCCGTGCACGAACGATCAGCTCGCGCACTCGATCGGTCACGCCTGGGGCATGGCCTCGCTGTGCGAGGTGCCCGTCATCTTCACGCCGCAAGTCGGTGGCGATCAGGAAATGGTCGGCACCTGTGAGGCGATGCAACTGCTATTCCGCACCATCCGCAAAGTGGCCAATACCGACGCGCCGGTGTTCATCTCGGGCGAGTCGGGCACCGGCAAGGAACTGAGCGCGGTGGCGATTCATGAGCGCTCTTTGCGTGCCAAGGGGCCGTTCGTGGCGATCAATTGCGGCGCCATTCCCCCGCACTTGATGCAATCCGAACTGTTCGGCTATGAGCGTGGTGCTTTCACAGGCGCCAACGCCCGCAAGATCGGCCGGGTAGAGGCGGCTAACGGCGGCACGCTGTTCCTCGATGAAATCGGCGACTTGCCGATCGAGAGTCAGGCGAGCCTGCTGCGCTTTCTGCAACAGGGGGCCATCGAGCGCCTCGGCGGCCACGATGTCATTCCGGTGAACGTGCGGGTGATGTCCGCAACGCACGTCGATCTCGAAGAGGCCGTGAAAGAAGGACGCTTCCGCGTCGACCTGTATCACCGCCTGTGCGTGTTGCGTGTCGACGAACCACCGCTGCGTGCGCGTGGTCAGGACATCGAAATTCTGGCCCATCACGTGCTGCAACGTTTCAAAGGCGATAACCATCGCAAGATTCGTGGCTTCACGCAGTGTGCGGTGCAAGCCATGTATGAGTATCACTGGCCCGGCAATGTCCGTGAGCTCATCAACCGGGTTCGCCGCGCCATCGTGATGGCTGACAGCCGCATGATTTCGGCGAAGGATCTGGACCTGTTGCCGTGGGTGCCGACGCTGGTACGCACGCTCGAAGAAATTCGTACGGAAGCCGAACGAATTGCCATCGAGCAGGCCTTGTTGCGTCACTGCCATCGTCTGACCGACGTGGCGGCAGAGTTGGGAATTTCGCGTATTACGCTGTATCGACTGATGTGCCGATATGGATTGCGTGGTGATGAATCGGGCGTGCCGGCCTGA
- the rho gene encoding transcription termination factor Rho produces MHLSELKSQHVSELLEMANGLEIENANRLRKQELMFAILKKRAKTGETIYGDGTLEVLPDGFGFLRSPETSYLASTDDIYISPSQIRRFNLHTGDTIEGEVRTPKDGERYFALVKVDKVNDHPPEASKHKIMFENLTPLHPNKPLLLERDIRGEENVTGRIIDMIAPIGKGQRGLLVASPKSGKTVMLQHIAHAIATNHPEAKLFVLLIDERPEEVTEMQRSVKGEVIASTFDEPATRHVQVAEMVIEKAKRLIEMKQDVIILLDSITRLARAYNTVIPASGKVLTGGVDANALQRPKRFFGAARNVEEGGSLTIIATALIETGSRMDDVIYEEFKGTGNMEVHLERRLAEKRVYPSINLNKSGTRREELLIKPEILQKIWVLRKLIYDMDEAEAMEFLLGKIKQTKNNAEFFDLMRRGG; encoded by the coding sequence ATGCATTTATCCGAACTAAAGTCCCAGCACGTCTCCGAGCTGCTAGAAATGGCGAACGGTCTCGAAATCGAGAACGCCAACCGCCTTCGCAAGCAGGAGCTGATGTTCGCCATTCTGAAGAAGCGCGCAAAGACCGGCGAAACCATCTATGGCGACGGGACGCTCGAAGTGCTGCCGGATGGCTTCGGTTTCCTCCGCTCGCCTGAGACGTCGTATCTGGCCAGCACGGACGATATCTATATCAGCCCGTCGCAGATCCGCCGCTTCAACCTGCATACCGGCGACACGATCGAAGGGGAAGTGCGCACGCCGAAGGACGGCGAACGCTATTTCGCGCTCGTGAAGGTGGACAAGGTCAACGACCACCCGCCCGAGGCCTCGAAACATAAGATCATGTTCGAGAACCTCACGCCGCTGCACCCGAACAAGCCGCTGCTGCTCGAGCGCGACATTCGCGGTGAAGAGAACGTGACGGGCCGCATCATCGACATGATTGCCCCGATCGGTAAGGGCCAGCGCGGCCTGCTCGTGGCCTCGCCGAAGTCCGGCAAGACCGTGATGCTGCAACACATCGCGCACGCCATCGCCACCAACCACCCGGAAGCCAAGCTTTTCGTGCTGCTCATCGACGAGCGCCCGGAAGAAGTGACCGAAATGCAGCGTTCGGTGAAGGGCGAAGTGATCGCCTCGACGTTCGACGAACCGGCCACGCGTCACGTGCAGGTCGCCGAAATGGTGATCGAGAAGGCCAAGCGCCTGATCGAAATGAAGCAGGACGTGATCATTCTGCTCGACTCGATCACGCGTCTGGCACGCGCCTACAACACCGTGATCCCGGCGTCGGGCAAGGTGCTGACCGGCGGTGTCGATGCCAACGCGCTGCAACGCCCGAAGCGTTTCTTCGGCGCAGCCCGTAACGTCGAAGAAGGTGGCTCGCTCACGATCATCGCCACCGCGCTGATCGAAACCGGCAGCCGCATGGACGACGTGATCTACGAAGAATTCAAGGGCACGGGCAATATGGAAGTGCACCTCGAGCGCCGTCTCGCGGAAAAGCGCGTCTACCCGTCGATCAACCTGAACAAGTCCGGCACGCGTCGCGAAGAGCTGCTGATCAAGCCCGAGATCCTGCAAAAGATCTGGGTGCTTCGCAAGCTGATCTACGACATGGACGAGGCCGAAGCGATGGAATTCCTGCTTGGCAAGATCAAGCAGACGAAGAACAACGCCGAGTTCTTCGATCTGATGCGCCGCGGCGGCTGA
- the trxA gene encoding thioredoxin TrxA has protein sequence MSQNIKHISDNSFEADVMQSDKPVLLDFWAEWCGPCKMIAPILEEVAKEYGDKVQIAKIDVDANQATPGKFGIRGIPTLILFKNGAVAGQKVGALSKSQLTAFLDNNL, from the coding sequence ATGAGCCAAAACATCAAACACATTTCCGACAACTCGTTCGAAGCGGACGTCATGCAATCGGACAAGCCGGTGCTGCTCGACTTCTGGGCAGAATGGTGCGGTCCGTGCAAGATGATTGCCCCGATCCTGGAAGAAGTGGCCAAGGAATACGGCGACAAGGTGCAGATCGCCAAGATCGACGTCGACGCCAACCAGGCCACCCCGGGCAAGTTCGGCATCCGCGGTATCCCGACGCTGATCCTGTTCAAGAACGGCGCTGTGGCTGGCCAGAAGGTCGGCGCACTGTCGAAATCGCAACTGACGGCGTTCCTCGACAACAACCTGTAA